One window of Branchiostoma lanceolatum isolate klBraLanc5 chromosome 8, klBraLanc5.hap2, whole genome shotgun sequence genomic DNA carries:
- the LOC136439535 gene encoding low-density lipoprotein receptor-related protein 5-like — protein sequence MLLEILQVTAIHVHLYCEDVLLLAEGSRLLSASLGGSFPFVELPIPGVESPVAVAYNPDDEHLYWTDPRAGTISRYDFSSRESTVLVTNLDTPDGLAIDWVSSNMYWSDAGQRLIEVSKLDGSDRKALITTGLQEPRAIVVQPSIGLMFWTDWGKQASIERAAMDGTDRRVIVSTDLVWPNGLAIDLANSRIYWTDAYLNKIEEANLDGHERRIVYGNRYVWHPFDIVLDGTNLYWSDWWKKTISKGSTSGIDQPTTFGGGGMQKPMGIGIRRAGQQTGW from the exons ATGCTTCTGGAAATCCTTCAGGTAactgccatacatgtacatctctacT GCGAAGACGTCCTTCTCCTAGCGGAGGGCTCCAGACTTCTTTCTGCGTCGTTGGGTGGATCATTCCCATTTGTCG AGTTACCGATACCCGGTGTGGAGTCGCCAGTGGCTGTTGCTTACAACCCCGATGATGAACACCTTTACTGGACAGACCCAAGGGCAGGGACCATCAGCCGGTATGACTTCAGCAGCCGTGAATCCACAGTGTTGGTGACAAATTTGGATACACCAG ATGGATTAGCTATAGACTGGGTGTCGTCCAACATGTACTGGTCCGATGCGGGACAGAGACTGATAGAAGTCAGTAAGTTGGATGGATCAGACCGTAAAGCTCTCATTACAACCGGGCTACAGGAGCCGAGGGCTATTGTTGTTCAGCCATCCATAGG ACTGATGTTCTGGACGGACTGGGGCAAACAGGCGTCCATAGAACGTGCCGCCATGGACGGGACGGATCGCCGGGTCATCGTGTCGACAGACCTGGTATGGCCGAATGGTCTCGCCATCGACCTCGCCAACAGTCGCATCTACTGGACAGACGCCTATCTTAACAAGATTGAAGAAGCCAACCTTGATGGGCACGAAAGACGCATCGTGTACGGAAACAG GTACGTCTGGCACCCATTTGATATCGTGTTAGACGGAACTAATTTATACTGGTCTGATTGGTGGAAGAAGACCATATCAAAAGGAAGTACCAGTGGCATCGACCAACCGACAACATTTGGTGGAGGAGGGATGCAGAAACCGATGGGCATTGGCATTCGACGAGCAGGGCAACAAACAGGTTGGTAa
- the LOC136439536 gene encoding sushi, von Willebrand factor type A, EGF and pentraxin domain-containing protein 1-like: MEEYPPGTHSVSFSATDRQGNERQCQIRIVVTVNRCGSPTTPDHGTVAGTCQTHLGSSCDVVCDPGYMVARKTSPVMTCEDQDGVLSWVGNASCVEVTCPPLSVDDAAGISYPDCETGEEQPVGTVCALACDSEYHIAAPGSSPSMTCLPSGSWDGNFTCIGPTCPGLTPPLYGHVSPASCTNTSRFREVCEFQCEEGYRLNVPSRATCTADGAWLPDVTPGCFDVTAPTFGETCPAETIQVIQDPCRNQAIVTWTAPTFRDNSGSVTVEIHADSSPATFAVGTHQLRYKATDPSGNTEECVVTVQVQGVTCVMPSSPLNGVLMSLSCSNHLGSVAEYQCHEGFSLVGSSVRECQADGRWSGEQTRCEANTCTPLQLPDHGEFRPSACAEGDVLFNTQCSLTCEWAFELRGAEDSSTLCRADGTWSLDMTDATCEEIPPPGFGSTCPADMTFPTDNGRPTAHVIWAMPEAVNGHGTTLHVDVSPAGTAPPQEFASGVHTIRYNARDYLGRTAECSFTVTVQDHESPVATYCPRSTTIYDAEGTLTYSRPSWEDNVAVVSHTCDPEPNTNHAFGEKTVTCEAYDATGNEGECVFTINIQGGFFIRHATE, encoded by the exons ATGGAGGAGTATCCTCCTGGAACTCATTCTGTCTCGTTTTCAGCGACGGATCGTCAGGGGAACGAGAGGCAATGCCAGATTCGCATTGTTGTAACAG TGAACAGGTGCGGTTCTCCCACAACACCTGACCATGGCACGGTGGCGGGTACGTGCCAAACGCACCTGGGGAGTAGCTGTGACGTGGTGTGTGATCCCGGGTACATGGTCGCACGGAAAACGTCACCTGTTATGACCTGCGAGGATCAAGACGGTGTCTTATCCTGGGTGGGCAATGCCTCATGCGTCG AGGTGACCTGCCCTCCATTGTCCGTGGATGATGCTGCTGGTATCTCGTACCCTGACTGCGAGACGGGAGAAGAACAGCCAGTAGGCACAGTCTGTGCGCTCGCCTGCGATAGCGAATATCACATCGCCGCACCCGGATCCTCACCCAGTATGACATGCCTGCCGTCTGGATCGTGGGATGGGAACTTCACCTGTATTG GGCCGACCTGTCCTGGGCTGACGCCACCATTGTACGGGCATGTGAGTCCGGCTTCCTGCACAAACACCAGCAGGTTCAGGGAGGTGTGCGAGTTTCAGTGCGAGGAGGGTTATCGTCTGAACGTGCCCTCCAGAGCTACCTGTACGGCTGATGGAGCATGGCTGCCCGATGTGACCCCCGGCTGCTTCG ATGTGACTGCACCCACGTTTGGAGAGACCTGTCCAGCGGAGACCATACAGGTTATCCAAGACCCCTGCCGCAACCAAGCTATTGTCACATGGACAGCACCCACCTTTCGGGACAACAGTGGATCTGTTACTGTGGAAATACATGCGGACTCGTCACCCGCTACATTTGCTGTtggaacacaccagcttcgttaCAAGGCGACAGACCCGTCTGGCAACACGGAGGAGTGTGTCGTTACAGTCCAAGTTCAAG GAGTAACCTGTGTGATGCCAAGCAGTCCTCTGAATGGGGTTCTTATGAGCCTAAGCTGCAGTAATCACTTGGGTTCAGTAGCCGAGTACCAATGTCATGAAGGGTTTAGTCTGGTAGGATCTTCTGTGagagagtgtcaggcagacggGCGGTGGAGTGGGGAACAGACACGATGTGAAG CGAATACCTGCACACCCCTCCAACTACCAGACCATGGTGAGTTCCGGCCGTCCGCATGTGCAGAAGGTGACGTGTTATTCAACACGCAATGCAGTTTGACGTGTGAATGGGCTTTCGAACTTCGTGGAGCAGAGGATTCTTCAACGCTGTGTCGCGCAGATGGGACATGGTCTCTTGACATGACAGACGCCACCTGTGAAG AAATACCTCCTCCTGGCTTCGGCTCTACTTGCCCAGCAGATATGACCTTCCCAACTGATAATGGAAGACCTACCGCTCACGTGATATGGGCTATGCCTGAAGCTGTGAATGGGCATG GTACAACATTGCACGTGGATGTCAGTCCTGCCGGCACAGCACCGCCACAGGAATTTGCGTCTGGGGTCCATACCATACGTTACAACGCCAGGGACTATCTTGGGAGGACGGCTGAGTGCAGCTTTACTGTGACTGTTCAAG ACCACGAGTCGCCCGTTGCAACATACTGTCCACGGTCAACAACCATCTACGACGCAGAAGGAACGCTGACGTACAGCAGACCAAGCTGGGAGGACAACGTAGCTGTGGTGTCCCACACATGTGATCCTGAACCCAACACCAACCACGCTTTTGGTGAGAAGACCGTGACATGTGAAGCATACGACGCCACAGGGAATGAAGGAGAGTGTGTGTTTACAATCAACATCCAAG GAGGGTTTTTCATTCGCCACGCCACCGAATGA